From a region of the Thermomonas sp. HDW16 genome:
- a CDS encoding class I SAM-dependent methyltransferase, giving the protein MSDAFSYDVVDYPSLIHPQMHPSRLAAIARLHGIHAASPKACQLLEVGCGDGLQLLTLAMAYPQSRFIGVDLSAAAISRGEAMRNRLGLHNLRLVAADLLEWNPGPEPYDYIVAHGFYSWVPGIVRGRLLQLCGERLADTGIAYVSYNAMPGCHLRRMVWDMMRFHVRDITMPAERAEEARSFLEWLATNTIGKPVYGDSLRLEAANLLNRTNASVLYHDDLAEINAPFSISDFMDGASRSGLRFLAEADYSESRDEMLDDDVRAHLQALSGGTSSRRSSTWIS; this is encoded by the coding sequence ATGAGCGATGCCTTCTCCTACGACGTGGTCGACTATCCGTCGCTGATCCATCCGCAGATGCATCCCTCGCGGCTTGCGGCGATTGCTCGCTTGCACGGTATCCATGCGGCATCCCCGAAGGCTTGCCAGCTGCTGGAAGTCGGCTGCGGCGATGGCCTGCAACTGCTCACCCTGGCGATGGCCTACCCGCAGAGCCGCTTCATCGGCGTGGATCTGTCCGCGGCCGCAATTTCGCGCGGCGAAGCCATGCGCAACCGGCTCGGGCTGCACAATCTCCGCCTGGTCGCCGCCGACCTGCTGGAATGGAATCCCGGCCCGGAACCGTACGACTACATCGTCGCCCATGGTTTCTATTCGTGGGTGCCCGGAATCGTGCGCGGACGCCTGCTGCAGTTGTGCGGGGAGAGACTGGCCGATACCGGCATCGCCTATGTCAGCTACAACGCCATGCCCGGCTGCCATCTGCGACGGATGGTATGGGACATGATGCGATTCCATGTGCGTGACATCACGATGCCGGCCGAGCGTGCAGAAGAGGCCCGAAGCTTCCTCGAGTGGCTGGCGACGAATACCATCGGCAAGCCTGTGTACGGCGACTCATTGCGACTGGAAGCAGCCAACCTCCTCAACCGCACGAACGCCTCGGTGCTGTACCACGACGATCTTGCGGAGATCAATGCCCCCTTCTCGATCAGCGACTTCATGGACGGCGCGTCACGCAGCGGGCTGCGCTTCCTTGCCGAAGCCGACTATTCGGAATCCCGGGACGAAATGCTCGACGACGATGTCCGGGCGCATCTGCAAGCGCTTTCCGGGGGGACGTCATCAAGAAGGAGCAGTACCTGGATTTCCTGA
- a CDS encoding type VI secretion system tube protein Hcp: protein MATDYFLKLDSIPGESADSKFKGEIDIQGFSLGAQNSGSMAHGGGGGAGRVEYLNVSISKRVDKASPKLLELVSNGKHIAKAELFCRKQGGEQMVFYTVTLTDVLVTSVSQNGASHDHLLETITFDFGKFEEKYTAQDAKGNKAGDVAMAWNIKENK, encoded by the coding sequence ATGGCAACTGACTATTTCCTCAAGCTCGACTCGATTCCGGGCGAGTCGGCCGATTCGAAATTCAAGGGCGAGATCGATATCCAGGGGTTTAGCCTCGGGGCGCAAAATTCGGGCAGCATGGCCCATGGCGGGGGTGGCGGCGCGGGCAGGGTTGAGTACCTGAATGTGTCGATCTCCAAGAGAGTGGACAAGGCCAGCCCGAAACTGCTGGAATTGGTCTCCAACGGAAAGCACATCGCCAAGGCCGAACTCTTCTGCCGCAAGCAGGGTGGCGAACAGATGGTGTTTTACACGGTGACCTTGACCGACGTGCTGGTGACGAGCGTCAGCCAGAATGGTGCCAGTCATGATCACCTGTTGGAGACCATCACATTCGACTTCGGAAAGTTCGAAGAGAAATACACGGCCCAGGATGCGAAGGGCAACAAGGCAGGCGATGTCGCGATGGCCTGGAACATCAAGGAAAACAAGTAA
- a CDS encoding diguanylate cyclase, with product MFGLALLLAAGNGAARAVEPLTLEPGQSSIPLSPSIAYRHDTMAADGATEAFARAKAGEFATLPNGNPTFGFQSGAYWFYLPVVNRHPEESRWLLVQEYALSDQLDVYVRYPDGRVDHQASGDHQPFSSRFIRYRHPNFRLDLPLGEPVEVLVRVQSESSMQVPLVLYTPRALAEIMRDAQFSTGLYYGIVLALLFYNLVLWIMLRDPGYFWYLLHTGAFGLVLFTLNGYGFEYFWPNWPWMADASVPLSICLALIGMQQFSRTFLELRERWPAGNRVSVALIGFFVLLGIASIWLPYSTSTPLASKAVLFGVIWIIVAAVVMLRRGYRPARLFLLAWSLFLLGTAAFTLLAFGLVPRNFWTQNGVQIGSALEMLLLSLALGARYAGLRNENIRIVQQANEQLERSVIDRTKQLRTAMAQLGEANVQLREYSQRDPLTGVYNRRHFREAFQQALDARKDNGKPLALLLLDLDHFKQINDNYGHLAGDDCLHFAARSMEDVVTPHGGLVARFGGEEFVAVLPGSDAQAALRVAEAIRLRIHQTPVASAGHNIRLSASIGVHTVPDGHQATPEDVIRIADEALYRAKDDGRNCVRHSMSAV from the coding sequence ATGTTCGGCCTGGCATTATTGCTTGCTGCCGGCAACGGTGCCGCGCGCGCCGTCGAGCCGCTGACGCTCGAACCAGGCCAGTCCTCGATCCCGCTGAGCCCCAGCATCGCCTACCGCCACGACACGATGGCCGCCGATGGTGCCACCGAAGCCTTCGCCCGCGCCAAGGCCGGCGAATTCGCCACCCTACCCAACGGCAATCCGACGTTCGGCTTCCAGAGCGGCGCCTACTGGTTCTACCTGCCGGTGGTGAACCGCCATCCCGAGGAATCGCGCTGGCTGCTGGTGCAGGAATACGCGCTGAGCGATCAGCTCGACGTGTATGTCCGCTATCCGGATGGACGGGTCGACCACCAGGCCAGCGGCGACCATCAACCGTTCTCCAGCCGCTTCATCCGCTACCGGCATCCCAACTTCCGGCTCGACCTGCCGTTGGGCGAACCGGTGGAAGTCCTGGTGCGTGTGCAGAGCGAAAGCTCGATGCAGGTACCGCTGGTGCTGTACACCCCGCGTGCACTGGCCGAGATCATGCGCGACGCGCAGTTCTCCACCGGCCTGTACTACGGCATCGTGCTGGCGCTGCTCTTCTACAACCTGGTGCTGTGGATCATGCTGCGCGATCCCGGTTACTTCTGGTACCTGCTGCATACCGGCGCGTTCGGCCTGGTGCTGTTCACCCTCAACGGCTACGGCTTCGAATACTTCTGGCCGAACTGGCCATGGATGGCGGATGCCTCGGTTCCCCTGTCGATCTGCCTGGCGCTGATCGGCATGCAGCAGTTCTCGCGTACCTTCCTCGAATTGCGCGAGCGATGGCCAGCCGGCAACCGGGTCAGCGTGGCCTTGATCGGTTTCTTCGTGTTGCTCGGCATCGCCTCGATCTGGCTGCCCTACAGCACTTCCACGCCGCTCGCCTCCAAGGCGGTGCTGTTCGGGGTGATCTGGATCATCGTGGCCGCTGTGGTCATGCTGCGCCGCGGTTATCGACCGGCCCGGCTGTTCCTGCTGGCCTGGTCGTTGTTCCTTCTCGGCACCGCGGCGTTCACCTTGCTCGCGTTCGGACTTGTTCCGCGCAACTTCTGGACCCAGAACGGCGTGCAGATCGGTTCCGCGCTGGAAATGCTGTTGTTGTCGCTCGCACTCGGCGCCCGCTACGCGGGCCTGCGCAACGAGAACATCCGCATCGTGCAGCAAGCCAACGAGCAGTTGGAACGCAGCGTCATCGACCGCACCAAGCAGCTGCGCACGGCGATGGCGCAACTGGGCGAAGCCAATGTGCAACTGCGCGAATACAGCCAGCGCGATCCATTGACCGGCGTGTACAACCGACGTCATTTCCGCGAAGCCTTCCAGCAGGCACTGGACGCGCGCAAGGACAACGGCAAGCCGCTGGCCCTGCTGCTGCTGGATCTGGATCACTTCAAGCAGATCAACGACAACTACGGCCACCTGGCTGGCGACGACTGCCTGCATTTCGCCGCACGCAGCATGGAAGACGTGGTGACACCGCATGGTGGTCTGGTCGCCCGTTTCGGCGGCGAGGAATTCGTCGCCGTGCTGCCGGGCAGCGATGCGCAGGCAGCCTTGCGCGTCGCCGAGGCGATCCGCCTGCGCATCCACCAGACCCCGGTAGCCAGCGCAGGCCACAACATCCGCCTGAGTGCGAGCATCGGCGTGCACACGGTGCCGGATGGCCACCAGGCCACGCCGGAAGACGTGATCCGCATCGCCGACGAAGCGCTCTACCGTGCCAAGGACGACGGCCGCAACTGCGTGCGGCACTCGATGAGCGCGGTATAG
- the hisS gene encoding histidine--tRNA ligase: MIKPRTPPGVMELLPRDQIAFQRMLDTIRQTFEGFGFLPVETPVMELSEVLLTKSGGETERQVYFVQSTGALEKGGEGLPELALRFDLTVPLARYVAEHEHDLAFPFRRYQMQRVYRGERAQRGRFREFYQCDIDVIGKDNLSPRFDAEIPAVIAAVFERLAIGEFTIQLNHRKLLRGYFEGVGIEGERQMLVLRELDKLDKRGEDAVRATLAGEGFELTPDVIDKLMAFSRVRSQGHDDALAKLDALGAGTPLFEEGRAELRAILLQLKALGVDESRYAINLSIARGLDYYTGVVYETMLDAYPQIGSICSGGRYDNLASHYSKSKLPGVGISIGLTRLFYQLREAGLIGTADSSVDVLVALMDDAGLDAALAMSQTLRAAGLNVETQFEARKLAKQMQYADKAGIRFVAIRGEDEAARGVVAIKDLRRGQQFEVAEHALADALLQARELREGALA; the protein is encoded by the coding sequence TTGATCAAGCCACGCACCCCACCCGGGGTCATGGAGCTGCTGCCCCGCGACCAGATCGCCTTCCAGCGCATGCTGGACACGATTCGCCAGACCTTCGAAGGCTTCGGCTTCCTGCCGGTGGAAACGCCGGTGATGGAGTTGTCCGAGGTGCTGTTGACCAAGTCCGGCGGCGAAACCGAGCGGCAGGTGTACTTCGTGCAGTCCACCGGTGCGTTGGAAAAGGGGGGTGAAGGCCTACCCGAGCTGGCGCTGCGCTTCGACCTGACCGTGCCGCTGGCCCGTTACGTGGCGGAGCACGAGCACGACCTCGCATTCCCGTTCCGCCGCTACCAGATGCAGCGCGTATATCGCGGCGAGCGTGCCCAACGCGGCCGCTTCCGCGAGTTCTACCAGTGCGACATCGACGTGATCGGCAAGGACAATCTCTCGCCGCGTTTCGATGCGGAGATCCCGGCGGTGATTGCGGCCGTGTTCGAACGCCTCGCCATCGGCGAATTCACCATCCAGCTCAACCATCGCAAGTTGCTGCGTGGCTATTTCGAGGGTGTGGGCATCGAGGGCGAACGGCAGATGCTGGTGCTGCGCGAACTCGACAAGCTCGACAAACGCGGCGAGGACGCGGTACGCGCGACCTTGGCGGGCGAAGGTTTCGAGCTGACGCCCGACGTCATCGACAAGCTGATGGCGTTCTCGCGGGTGCGCTCGCAGGGGCACGACGATGCGCTGGCCAAGCTCGATGCGCTGGGCGCCGGCACGCCGTTGTTCGAGGAAGGCCGCGCCGAATTGCGCGCGATCCTGTTGCAGTTGAAGGCGCTCGGCGTCGACGAGTCGCGTTACGCGATCAATCTGTCGATCGCGCGCGGCCTGGATTACTACACCGGCGTGGTGTACGAGACCATGCTGGACGCCTACCCGCAGATCGGTTCGATCTGCTCGGGCGGCCGCTACGACAACCTGGCCAGCCACTACAGCAAGTCGAAACTGCCCGGCGTTGGCATCTCCATCGGCCTGACCCGCTTGTTTTATCAATTGCGCGAGGCGGGTCTGATCGGCACGGCGGACAGTTCGGTCGATGTGCTGGTGGCGTTGATGGACGATGCCGGACTCGATGCCGCACTGGCGATGTCGCAAACACTTCGCGCCGCCGGCCTCAACGTCGAAACCCAGTTCGAGGCACGCAAGCTGGCCAAGCAGATGCAGTACGCCGACAAGGCCGGCATTCGCTTCGTCGCCATCCGTGGCGAGGACGAAGCCGCACGTGGCGTGGTGGCGATCAAGGACCTGCGTCGCGGGCAACAATTCGAAGTGGCCGAGCACGCGCTGGCCGATGCGCTGCTGCAGGCGCGCGAACTGCGCGAAGGAGCGCTGGCATGA
- the tssB gene encoding type VI secretion system contractile sheath small subunit: MAKKESTQHKLDRVRAPRVQLTYDVEVGDAIEKKELPFVAGVLGNFSGQPSEPLGKLKDRKFVNVDKDNYDDVLKGMKPRVEMQVDNKLADDGSKLGVELNFRSLGDFSPERVANQIEPLRKLLEARQKLADLRNKAAGNDKFEDLLNEVLQNTDKIAQLTKEVGPKSDE, encoded by the coding sequence ATGGCAAAGAAGGAAAGCACCCAGCACAAGCTCGACCGCGTACGCGCCCCGCGCGTGCAACTCACTTACGACGTCGAAGTCGGCGATGCCATCGAGAAGAAGGAGCTGCCATTCGTCGCGGGCGTGCTCGGCAACTTCAGCGGCCAGCCGTCGGAACCACTTGGCAAGTTGAAGGATCGCAAGTTCGTCAACGTCGACAAGGATAACTACGACGACGTGCTGAAGGGCATGAAGCCGCGAGTGGAGATGCAGGTCGACAACAAGCTGGCCGACGATGGCTCCAAGCTCGGCGTGGAATTGAACTTCCGCAGCTTGGGGGATTTCTCGCCGGAACGCGTGGCCAACCAGATCGAGCCGCTGCGCAAGTTGCTCGAAGCTCGCCAGAAACTGGCCGACCTGCGCAACAAGGCCGCCGGCAACGACAAGTTCGAGGATCTGTTGAACGAGGTTCTGCAGAACACCGACAAGATCGCCCAGCTGACTAAGGAAGTAGGGCCGAAGTCCGACGAATGA
- the tssC gene encoding type VI secretion system contractile sheath large subunit yields MANTETQTAGAAVAEAAEGGLLDQILTQSKIARSDSERSRARDLIAELVAQVSDGAMTVSKDAITMIDARIAEIDRVLSEQLSAVMHAPEFQQLEGSWRGLKYLVDNSETSTGLKIKVLNTTKKELVKDFKNASDFDQSALFKKFYEEEYGTFGGAPFATLIGDFEFGRHPEDMYLVEEISHVCAAAHAPFLSAAAPELLGFDDFTELSGPRDLAKIFDTVEYAKWKSFRASEDSRYVGLAMPHVLGRLPYGPDTDPVEAFNFVETTTGTDHNKYLWMNAAYALGTKITDAFAKYGWCAAIRGVEGGGLVEGLPTHTFATDDGEVALKCPTEIAITDRREKELADLGLIPLVHCKGTDYAAFFSTQSTQKQKEYNTDAANANARLSSQLQYIFAVSRIAHYLKSMMRDKVGSFASKSSVETFLNNWIAQYVLLDDNATQEMKAKYPLREARIDVVEVPGKPGAYKSVAFLRPHYQLDELSVSLRMVAELPKSAR; encoded by the coding sequence ATGGCCAATACCGAAACCCAGACGGCGGGTGCCGCCGTAGCCGAAGCCGCCGAAGGCGGGTTGCTTGACCAGATCCTGACCCAGAGCAAGATCGCACGCTCCGATAGCGAACGCAGCCGAGCCCGAGACTTGATCGCCGAATTGGTGGCGCAGGTCAGCGATGGCGCGATGACGGTGTCCAAGGATGCGATCACCATGATCGACGCGCGCATCGCGGAGATTGATCGCGTCCTGTCCGAACAGCTGTCGGCGGTAATGCATGCGCCGGAGTTCCAGCAACTTGAAGGCAGCTGGCGCGGCCTGAAATACCTGGTGGACAACTCCGAGACCAGCACCGGCCTGAAGATCAAGGTGCTGAACACCACCAAGAAGGAGTTGGTCAAGGACTTCAAGAACGCATCCGATTTCGACCAGAGCGCGTTGTTCAAGAAGTTCTACGAGGAAGAATACGGCACCTTCGGCGGCGCGCCATTCGCGACGTTGATCGGCGACTTCGAATTCGGCCGGCATCCGGAAGACATGTACCTGGTGGAAGAGATCTCCCATGTCTGCGCCGCGGCGCATGCGCCATTCCTCAGTGCGGCCGCGCCGGAACTGCTGGGCTTCGATGATTTCACCGAGCTATCCGGCCCCCGCGACCTGGCCAAGATCTTCGACACCGTCGAATACGCCAAGTGGAAGAGTTTCCGTGCGTCGGAAGATTCACGCTATGTTGGCCTGGCGATGCCGCATGTCCTTGGCCGCCTGCCGTACGGCCCGGACACGGATCCGGTGGAGGCCTTCAATTTTGTCGAGACGACCACGGGCACCGACCACAACAAATACCTGTGGATGAACGCGGCTTACGCGCTGGGCACCAAGATCACCGATGCCTTCGCCAAGTACGGCTGGTGCGCGGCGATCCGGGGTGTCGAGGGCGGCGGCCTGGTCGAAGGCCTGCCCACGCACACCTTCGCCACCGACGATGGCGAAGTCGCGCTGAAGTGCCCGACCGAGATCGCGATCACCGACCGACGCGAGAAGGAGCTGGCCGACCTCGGCCTGATCCCGCTTGTGCACTGCAAGGGCACCGACTATGCGGCGTTCTTCTCGACCCAGTCGACGCAGAAGCAGAAGGAATACAACACCGACGCGGCCAACGCCAATGCGCGCCTGTCCTCGCAGCTTCAGTACATCTTCGCGGTCAGCCGCATCGCGCACTACCTGAAGTCGATGATGCGCGACAAGGTGGGCAGCTTCGCGTCGAAGTCCAGCGTGGAGACTTTCCTCAACAACTGGATCGCGCAGTACGTACTGCTCGACGACAACGCCACGCAGGAAATGAAGGCCAAGTACCCGCTGCGCGAAGCGCGCATCGACGTGGTCGAGGTTCCGGGCAAACCCGGCGCATACAAATCCGTGGCGTTCCTGCGCCCGCACTACCAACTCGACGAGTTGAGCGTTTCGCTGCGCATGGTCGCCGAATTGCCCAAGTCGGCACGATGA
- a CDS encoding aromatic amino acid ammonia-lyase produces MSKTIKLDGVSLTRESLVDVANGASVELDAGALQQVARAADFLSAQVARQEPIYGVSTGFGSNADKLLGAHPLRDELPGATKSGRSPHIELQNNLIVTHAVCVGEAFAPDVVRAMLCIRINTLLRGHSGIRVQTLQALAAMLNAGIVPVVPQLGSVGASGDLAPLSHLAIVLLGGGEAFVDGERISGAEALKRKGLEPVSLSYKEGLALNNGTAQMLATGVLAVQKLDDLLGTADLAAAMTIDAFAGRLGAFAPEVHALRPHPGQVQTAQNLRALLAGSTLADIPYHLVPRFRQWLPTSWDTQQAQALNFDIGWDWVPFGQRHGREKFYARFRPFRGGKKHQPQDSYSLRCIPQVHGAVRDALEQAKRVLDVELNSVTDNPLVFPDKQAEFVEEQVISAGHFHGMPLALAMSYVKAAIPVLASISERRLNKLVDPATNDGLPAFLIGNEDGTESGHMIVQYTAAAIVNDLASRAMPASVYSIPTSANAEDHVSMGANEARHVLAMADDLGKVLGLELYTAAQALDLRRDMINAARDLADRADADAFASKVQGGPLPDAGERMGFIAEVDGLRAELAQADAFQPGHAVAAAHAAIRQRIPFLGQDRAMDGEVANAVRMVADGSVLAAARAVLA; encoded by the coding sequence ATGAGCAAGACGATCAAACTGGATGGCGTGTCGCTGACCCGTGAGTCTCTGGTCGATGTCGCCAATGGCGCGTCGGTTGAACTGGATGCAGGTGCATTGCAGCAGGTGGCGCGTGCGGCGGACTTCCTGTCGGCGCAAGTCGCGCGCCAGGAGCCGATTTACGGCGTGTCCACCGGTTTCGGCAGCAATGCGGACAAGCTGCTCGGCGCGCATCCGCTGCGCGATGAATTACCGGGTGCAACCAAGTCCGGGCGCTCGCCGCATATCGAACTGCAGAACAATCTGATCGTCACTCATGCCGTGTGCGTGGGCGAAGCGTTCGCGCCGGACGTGGTGCGCGCGATGCTGTGCATCCGCATCAACACGCTGCTGCGCGGGCATTCCGGCATCCGCGTGCAGACGCTGCAGGCACTGGCGGCGATGCTCAATGCCGGGATCGTGCCGGTGGTGCCGCAATTGGGATCGGTCGGTGCATCCGGCGACCTGGCACCGCTGTCGCACCTCGCCATCGTCCTGCTTGGCGGCGGCGAAGCCTTCGTCGACGGTGAGCGTATCTCTGGTGCCGAAGCGCTGAAGCGCAAGGGGCTGGAGCCGGTTTCCTTGTCGTACAAGGAAGGTCTGGCGCTGAACAACGGTACCGCACAAATGCTGGCGACTGGCGTGCTGGCGGTGCAGAAGCTCGATGACCTGCTGGGTACGGCCGATCTTGCCGCGGCGATGACGATCGACGCATTCGCAGGCCGGCTGGGTGCATTCGCACCGGAAGTGCATGCGCTGCGTCCGCATCCGGGGCAGGTGCAAACCGCGCAGAACTTGCGTGCTCTACTGGCGGGATCGACGCTCGCCGATATCCCGTACCACCTGGTGCCACGGTTCCGGCAGTGGCTGCCGACCAGCTGGGACACGCAACAGGCGCAGGCGCTGAACTTCGACATCGGCTGGGACTGGGTGCCGTTCGGCCAGCGCCATGGCCGCGAGAAGTTCTATGCGCGCTTCCGTCCGTTCCGCGGCGGCAAGAAGCACCAGCCGCAGGACAGCTATTCGTTGCGCTGCATCCCGCAAGTGCATGGCGCGGTGCGCGATGCGCTGGAGCAGGCCAAACGCGTGCTCGACGTCGAACTGAATTCGGTGACCGACAACCCGTTGGTGTTCCCTGACAAGCAGGCGGAATTCGTCGAGGAGCAGGTGATTTCCGCCGGCCATTTCCACGGCATGCCGCTGGCGCTGGCGATGAGCTATGTGAAGGCCGCGATCCCGGTGCTGGCCTCGATCAGCGAGCGTCGCCTCAACAAGCTGGTCGATCCCGCTACCAACGATGGCCTGCCGGCGTTCCTGATCGGCAACGAGGACGGCACCGAGAGCGGGCACATGATCGTGCAGTACACCGCTGCGGCGATCGTCAACGATCTTGCAAGTCGTGCGATGCCGGCTTCGGTCTATTCGATCCCGACCAGCGCGAATGCCGAAGACCATGTTTCGATGGGCGCCAACGAGGCACGCCACGTGCTGGCGATGGCCGACGACCTGGGCAAGGTGCTGGGCCTGGAGCTGTACACCGCCGCGCAAGCGCTGGACTTGCGTCGCGACATGATCAACGCCGCGCGCGACCTGGCCGATCGTGCCGATGCGGATGCATTTGCATCGAAGGTGCAGGGCGGGCCGCTGCCGGATGCGGGCGAGCGCATGGGCTTCATCGCCGAAGTCGACGGTTTGCGCGCGGAGCTGGCCCAGGCCGATGCTTTCCAGCCGGGGCACGCGGTGGCGGCGGCACATGCGGCGATCCGCCAACGCATTCCGTTCCTCGGCCAGGATCGTGCGATGGATGGCGAAGTTGCCAATGCAGTGCGCATGGTCGCGGACGGCAGCGTGTTGGCGGCGGCGAGGGCCGTGCTGGCGTAA
- a CDS encoding hybrid sensor histidine kinase/response regulator yields the protein MALTALALFGLLAWETIRLFPSGSPELSGTLLRNAALLLVALLIVSASGWLIASRAIKPIAELTEAIERIGHGEQARLEIDRGEILGRLQRGVNEASQALARSRNRMQSELGRTSVELADKNARLEAASQSRARFLAAASHDLRQPLYALTLFSSALRAGENDPAKLTRVLHIEECVASLDHLFSELLDLSRLETGAVHASMADVRLDEVFDEVSRNFRMLAESRGLRLIVRKTDVWVRADRTMLTRILNNLVSNALRYTDEGGVLVGVRQQRSGQVRIDIWDTGHGIAPEHQQRVFEEFYQVSHEHARGGRQRGLGLGLSTVRKLAELIDCRISLASTPKHGTVMSLSLARGAPSTQAHARDAVDIPLDVSGLRVLVVDDEVSILEGLRALLAEWGCEIRAAENQSDALDALAGWAQAPDLVISDLRLREGRSGVEVLRAIAGHYGQDLQQPGFARLLVTGETRGDRLGEIAASRIPVLFKPVSPQKLREAMLAAVFACRTRRFEPRNDAR from the coding sequence ATGGCATTGACAGCGTTGGCCCTGTTCGGCTTGCTTGCCTGGGAAACCATTCGCCTGTTTCCATCCGGCAGCCCAGAACTGAGCGGCACCCTACTGCGTAACGCGGCACTCTTGCTCGTAGCCCTGTTGATCGTGAGCGCCTCGGGCTGGTTGATCGCATCGCGCGCGATCAAGCCGATCGCTGAACTGACCGAAGCGATCGAACGAATCGGGCATGGCGAGCAGGCACGGCTTGAAATCGATCGTGGCGAGATCCTCGGACGCCTGCAACGCGGCGTGAACGAGGCCTCGCAAGCGTTGGCGCGCTCGCGCAATCGCATGCAGAGCGAACTGGGCCGCACGTCGGTGGAACTTGCCGACAAGAACGCCAGGCTGGAAGCCGCCAGCCAATCGCGCGCGCGCTTCCTTGCCGCTGCCAGCCACGATCTGCGGCAGCCCTTGTATGCATTGACCCTGTTCTCGTCCGCCCTGCGCGCCGGTGAAAACGATCCCGCCAAACTGACCCGCGTCCTGCATATCGAGGAATGCGTGGCATCGCTCGACCACCTGTTCTCCGAACTGCTCGACCTGTCGCGACTGGAAACCGGCGCGGTGCACGCATCAATGGCCGACGTGCGGCTGGACGAAGTATTCGACGAGGTCAGCCGCAATTTCCGCATGCTGGCCGAATCGCGCGGGCTGCGCCTGATCGTGCGCAAGACCGATGTCTGGGTGCGTGCCGACCGCACCATGCTCACCCGCATCCTCAACAACCTGGTGAGCAACGCGCTGCGCTATACGGACGAAGGCGGCGTGCTGGTCGGCGTGCGCCAGCAGCGATCCGGGCAGGTGCGGATCGACATCTGGGACACCGGCCACGGCATCGCGCCCGAACACCAGCAGCGCGTATTCGAGGAGTTCTACCAGGTGTCGCATGAACACGCGCGCGGCGGTCGCCAGCGCGGGCTGGGATTGGGACTGTCCACGGTACGCAAGTTGGCCGAACTGATCGATTGCAGGATCTCGCTCGCCTCCACGCCAAAGCACGGCACCGTGATGTCGCTATCGCTTGCCAGGGGCGCGCCGTCCACGCAGGCGCACGCACGCGATGCCGTCGACATCCCGCTGGATGTCAGCGGCCTGCGGGTGCTGGTGGTGGACGATGAAGTCAGCATCCTCGAAGGATTGCGCGCCCTGCTCGCCGAATGGGGCTGCGAGATCCGTGCTGCGGAGAACCAGTCGGACGCGCTGGACGCGCTGGCCGGCTGGGCGCAGGCACCCGATCTGGTGATCAGCGACCTGCGCCTGCGCGAAGGCCGCAGCGGGGTGGAAGTGCTGCGTGCGATCGCCGGCCATTACGGCCAGGACCTCCAACAGCCGGGCTTCGCGCGCCTGCTGGTCACCGGCGAAACCCGCGGCGACCGCCTCGGCGAAATCGCCGCAAGCCGCATTCCGGTGCTGTTCAAGCCGGTGTCCCCGCAAAAACTGCGCGAAGCGATGCTGGCGGCGGTGTTCGCCTGCCGCACGCGACGCTTCGAACCAAGGAACGACGCCCGATGA
- the tssE gene encoding type VI secretion system baseplate subunit TssE, whose translation MPRGFMDRLVDAPLPEDSGRRVSMQEMRTGVSLDLESLLNTRSEASRVVPDVFKECRASSLTYGILDFSSYSLLNPHDRDKIRRSLEQAISLHESRLSRVRVTLDAQKELDRALRFRIDAMLELGEDGEKVQFDAVLQLNTQTYMVR comes from the coding sequence ATGCCACGCGGTTTCATGGATCGCCTGGTCGATGCCCCCCTGCCGGAAGATTCCGGCAGGCGGGTTTCGATGCAGGAAATGCGCACTGGCGTATCGCTCGACCTGGAGAGCCTGCTGAACACGCGCTCGGAAGCGAGCCGCGTCGTTCCGGATGTTTTCAAGGAATGCCGTGCCTCGTCATTGACCTACGGCATCCTCGACTTCTCGTCCTACAGCTTGCTCAACCCGCATGATCGCGACAAGATCCGGCGCTCGCTGGAACAGGCTATCAGCCTTCACGAGTCCCGGCTGAGCCGGGTGCGGGTGACCTTGGATGCGCAGAAGGAGCTGGATCGCGCATTGCGCTTCCGCATCGATGCCATGCTTGAACTGGGCGAAGATGGCGAGAAAGTGCAATTCGATGCCGTACTGCAGCTCAATACGCAGACCTACATGGTGCGTTGA